The following proteins are encoded in a genomic region of uncultured Ilyobacter sp.:
- a CDS encoding FAD-dependent oxidoreductase, which yields MRIIIIGSVAAGTSVAAKARRNSEECEIVIYEKDRDISYSACGLPYYIGQKGIKRSDLTPRDPCWFKKRFNMDVKTGHEVLTIDPARKSIEVKDYHTGEIFEDFYDKLVIATGASPIKPDITGIDNDNVFAVRNIESADKIIGYIAKTSPKKAVIIGGGYIGLELLENLINRGIDVVLVEREKSLAGKLDRDISIYLEEYLKEKKIKFLLGEEVSEIAYKKVITKSGKSIEADFVVSCTGVHPNSKLAEDIGIETFDNGAIKINHKLETNIEDIYAVGDVAMAWSLINGAPMYVPLGSTANKMGRICGDIITGGALRFKGILGTGIFKVFEMAVAQTGMTEAQAKNFGYDIEVIHNLKPNQTEYFEESREMVIKAVADRKSSKILGVQIVGARGVDKRIDVFVSLMSLGATVDQLFHLDLAYAPPFSTTKDPVMYTGMVLDNAINGRNKIITPEKLIKERDDYIVIDVRSPKQYGSGHIPGAVNIPLEKLRNRSEALPKTEKYVVHCNKGVSGNAAHNIMLNMGFDCYNLSGGYKNFKIYTQLSK from the coding sequence ATGAGAATTATTATAATCGGATCAGTTGCTGCAGGGACTTCAGTTGCTGCAAAGGCCAGAAGAAATTCTGAAGAATGCGAAATAGTAATATATGAAAAAGATAGAGATATAAGCTACTCTGCCTGCGGGCTTCCCTACTATATAGGGCAAAAGGGGATAAAGAGATCGGATCTTACTCCTAGAGACCCTTGCTGGTTTAAGAAGAGGTTTAACATGGATGTGAAAACAGGACACGAGGTGCTCACAATTGATCCAGCCAGGAAGAGTATAGAGGTAAAAGATTACCATACAGGAGAGATATTTGAAGATTTTTACGACAAGCTGGTTATAGCTACAGGGGCAAGTCCTATAAAACCAGATATAACTGGGATAGATAATGACAATGTCTTTGCTGTGAGAAACATAGAGAGTGCAGATAAAATAATAGGATATATAGCCAAAACTTCTCCTAAAAAGGCAGTGATAATAGGAGGAGGCTACATTGGCCTAGAGCTTTTAGAAAACCTCATAAATCGAGGTATAGATGTAGTACTGGTTGAAAGAGAGAAAAGTCTTGCAGGGAAATTAGACAGGGACATATCTATATATCTAGAGGAGTACCTGAAGGAGAAAAAAATAAAATTTTTATTGGGAGAGGAGGTATCTGAGATAGCCTATAAAAAAGTGATTACGAAATCAGGCAAGTCTATAGAGGCTGATTTTGTGGTTTCTTGCACAGGAGTTCACCCAAACTCAAAACTAGCAGAGGATATAGGGATAGAAACCTTTGATAACGGTGCAATAAAAATCAATCACAAGTTAGAAACAAACATAGAAGATATATATGCTGTGGGGGATGTCGCCATGGCCTGGTCTCTTATAAATGGAGCACCTATGTATGTGCCACTAGGTTCTACTGCCAACAAGATGGGAAGGATCTGTGGGGATATCATTACAGGAGGGGCTCTGAGGTTCAAGGGGATATTAGGGACCGGGATATTCAAGGTATTTGAGATGGCAGTGGCTCAGACAGGGATGACAGAAGCTCAGGCAAAGAATTTTGGCTATGATATAGAGGTGATCCATAACTTGAAGCCGAATCAGACAGAGTACTTTGAAGAAAGTAGAGAGATGGTAATAAAGGCCGTAGCCGACAGAAAGAGCTCAAAAATTCTGGGGGTACAGATAGTAGGTGCCAGAGGTGTAGACAAAAGAATAGATGTTTTTGTTTCACTTATGTCCCTAGGTGCTACAGTGGATCAGCTCTTCCACTTGGATCTGGCCTATGCCCCTCCTTTTTCTACCACAAAAGACCCGGTTATGTATACTGGTATGGTGCTCGATAACGCCATAAACGGAAGAAATAAGATAATAACTCCTGAAAAACTTATAAAAGAAAGAGATGATTATATAGTTATAGATGTGAGATCACCCAAACAGTACGGCTCGGGTCATATCCCTGGAGCAGTAAATATACCCCTTGAAAAATTGAGAAATAGATCAGAAGCTTTGCCAAAGACTGAAAAATATGTGGTTCACTGTAATAAGGGGGTGTCAGGAAATGCAGCTCACAATATAATGCTGAATATGGGATTTGACTGTTATAATCTCTCAGGAGGTTATAAGAATTTTAAGATATACACACAATTGAGCAAGTAG
- a CDS encoding HU family DNA-binding protein: MTKKEFVKLFFEKGEFESKADAERKLDAFLTTVEDVLNDGDDVNFIGWGKFEVAERAARLGRNPKTGEEIKIEAKKVVKFKAGKKLNDKVN, encoded by the coding sequence ATGACTAAAAAAGAATTTGTTAAATTATTTTTTGAAAAAGGTGAATTTGAATCTAAGGCAGATGCAGAAAGAAAGCTAGACGCTTTTTTAACAACTGTAGAAGATGTACTAAACGACGGAGATGACGTAAACTTCATCGGATGGGGAAAATTCGAAGTAGCTGAAAGAGCTGCTAGACTTGGTAGAAACCCTAAGACTGGAGAAGAAATCAAAATCGAAGCTAAGAAAGTAGTTAAATTCAAAGCTGGTAAAAAATTAAACGACAAAGTTAACTAA